The following is a genomic window from Neomonachus schauinslandi chromosome 15, ASM220157v2, whole genome shotgun sequence.
TCAAGTGGGTGCTCAGTTACAAGATGCAGACTCTGGGGGCAGAGCCATGCAACAGTAGCTGGAAAGTTCTCCAGATGATTCCAATGCACAGCCAAGGATGGAATAAGTAAGGGATCATCATCAGATGATGGGCCTGGTGCGTAGGCAGGTGAGGACCGTCAGGCAACTGGATGCAGAGAGGATCCAAGGAGCCCAAGGCAGCGCAGGGAGGGGCCCGGGGAGGCTTCACAGAAGAAGAATTGCCAGAACCGAGTCCCACGATTTTGCAAGGTGGAGGAGTAGAAGACACTCGTTCCAGATAGAAggaagagcacaagcaaaggcTGGGGGTATGAAAGAACTGTTCGGGAGGCCCCTGGAGTCTAGCAGGTAGAGGGTCGGACAGGTGCGTCGAGGGAGGAGCCTGTCCATGAGCAGGAGATGTGGCTGAAGAGAGTGGGTGGAAATGCAAATATCCAGAACAGGGGAAGAAGTAAACAGATTGTGGTACATCCTCTTGAAGGAAcagtactactcagcaataagaaaaacaaatggctgATACGCCTCACAATACGGAGGAATGTCAAAAACGTTCTgccgagtgaaagaagccagacagaaagaaCATACTGTTTGATGCCATTTACATGAAGTCTAAGAcgggcaaaactaatctatagagATGAGCTCAGCCGTCGGGGGCCAGGTGAACTggacaggggcaggagggaactAGCCGAGGGGATGGAAACGTTCTGTGTCTTGACTGTGGGGGTGGTTACATATTTGTCAGAACTCCTCCAATGGGGCGCTTCAAATGGGTGACTTTTACTGTGTTTAAATTATACTTCTCCAAAGTTGTTTttgaaggtttgtttttttgttttttaagtgggCTGGGGTCAAATTGTGAAGGACCTCAAATGTCATGCTAAGAAGTTTGGACTTAATCCAGGGAGTCATGGAAGGCTTATTAGTCAAAGGTTTTTCAGTTTGCTTTGGTCTGGCTTGGTAGCAAGTAAAAATCCAATTTAAGCCAGATTAAGTAAAAGAGAGAATTTCTCTGAAGGGTCCTGGGGCAAATCACAAAGTTCAAGGAAGACTTCGGGCCAGAAGCCTGAGGAACCTTCTCTCAGCTTTGTCTCCCAATAGCCCCATGACCTAGCTCTAGGTCCTCATAGCTGAGGACACCGGGCTCAGAGAAGCAAAGCAACTTGTCCAGGACACACAGCCAACAAGCGGCGATGTCAAGCTTGGAACCCTGGTCAGTCTGATGCCAATGCCTGTGTCTTGACCATCAGGCTTGGAGAAGCAGGGAAGAGTTTACTCAAAAAGGCCCCTGGGAAAAACAGAGCcaagaagatggaggaagaatGGGAGTGAGGAGGGGACGCAGAGCATGGTAAGCAACCCCACTGGAGTTGGGAGGAGCTGACAGGCCAAGGGACCAGGAGGTGATTGAGGGGAGACTCTGGACTGCAGATGGCCTGAATCCCAAGGGACAGAAAGGTATGTAACTGACTGGGGGTAGCTTTCCAAGAAGATAGGACTGCTTCTCCAGATCTGAGTCAGTCCTGAGCTTGAATCTCATGCCTCCTGGCCTTGGATAGTCTCCTaaattctctgagcctgtttcctcaaaTGCAAAAGGAGTTAATGCCTGCAAGTGTCATTAAAATCAGAGACACTGCAACAGAATGCTTCTCCCAGTACCTGGCACTGAGCATCAGCAGTAATTGTCAGTTATTAGTATATAACTGTATGCTCCACAGAGCCTTTATGATTGTGACAGTACCTTGGGATTGTGAttattattgtaataataatatttgagTGCTTCGTGCCTCCTTCCTCAACCTGCTCACTCTCATCTTCCGAACCAGGAAGGCAGGTAGATACACACCATCCCTCAGAACTTGACAGTTCCTGAAATGAGTGAGTGAGTCCAGAAGAGTGAGGGACTGAGAACCTTTGGGGCCTTGTGGAGAAGCCCCAGGGTTTGTAAGGGCAGCTTGGGTCCTCACAGCCGAGGCTGCAAGAGGACACATCGTTGGAGCTCTTTCGGGAATGGGGTCATCAACACTGGGCTTGTGTCTAAGTGAAGTAAGAGACAGCCTGTTTGTTGGGATTTGGGGTACACTGACACCTAGATCTCTCCTCCCAACTTGTACTATGGAATTTTATCATGggaatctcatttctttttcttgagagtCTTGGTTCCGTGGAAATGCCGTCCTGTCTCTCTTGGCTGCTGAGCCATCCCATAAACTTGGTGACATTGACATTGAGTTTCTCACCCCTTCCCCTAAGGAAGAAGTGAGgatgcggggggtggggggggaagagtgCATCCCTGAGTTGAGGGGCTCACATATGTTAATCACTGTGTGCCAGAAGTTGTCCAAGGGCTTCAGCTACATCATTCCACTGGATCCTCAGCCCTAAGGCTATAGATGTGATCAGCtccgtttcacagatgaggatgcGGAGGCTCAGGGAAGGTAATGTCCCTTaatcaaggtcacacagccaggaagtggtaAAGTCAGGATTCCTACCCAGAAGCCCCTGCTCTTCCTACTGTGTTTCTTCTGGGGGTGCGGGGATTGGCATGAAAAAGCTTCATTCCACATTTTACAGCCTCGCCACAGAGAAGCAGCAATGTTGAGCAGCTCGAGGGGCCCTAACGGCCACACAGCCAAGGCTCTGTGACCTGAAGCAGCCCAAGCCCTGAGTTCATCATTCAGGCAGCTGAGACCCACCACACTCCAGAAAGCTCCGCAGGTCTCCCATCAGGGTCTCCAAAGTAGCTAGGCAGGCCGCGAAAATCTCCAGAATGATCAGTAGGGCCTGCAATCCTAAGGCAGAAATCTTAATCTCACCCAGGCCCCTGCCGGCAGGCCTGGAAGCCAGGAGTAGGGGCGCTAAGCCCCCAGCTGGGTGGGAAGGGGCACCTGATCTCTCAGCCTAGccccctcccaaccccaagaACAGTCCCTGGGCAAAGCACAGCCCCCTCTCAACCCCAGAGACAGTTCCTCCCTGGGATCTGTAGACTTGAGGCAAAAGGTGACCCCGACTCCCCAGTGCTTCCCgcctctgccacccccaccacTGGGCCCCTGGCACGAACTGTGCCCAGATCAGGACAGCCAGCAGCCCGTGTGCCTCCACCCCCACTTTCTCCCTGTTCCCAACTCCCAGGTTAGGACACGGGGCAGGAGGAGGCCAAGCTGGGCGTGGGGCCTTTGTGGGAAAGGGGGCATGGACCTGAAGGAATATAAAGGGCCTCGGAGGTCCTTGCCGGAAATCCTTCTGCTGTGCTGCCCTGCACCTGCCCAGCACCATGGTAATGTCTGGCAGCTGAGTCTGGGACCCCAGGCGGCTATGCTCTCCAGGAGCTAGGGGACGGAGGGGCATGAAGGAATGAGACCAGGGTAGCAGCCTCTGCCAGTCTGACCGCCAGGACGGCTGCCAGGGTTTCCGGTGCCTGCTTTGGGTGGTGGGGTGAGGGGCTTTCCTGGTCAAGAGAGGGTTGAGGGCCCCAGGGGTGCATCTCACGGGTGTAGGCACCACAGTGTGTGAATCTCGGGATGTGCTGTGTGTTGCCAGCATCAAGTTCCCTGTGCACAGCTGGGTGCACACGTGGGGACCCCGGGGCTGGCATTCCAGCGTGCAGCTGCGTTAGTCATTCACTTAACACGTACTGTCGAGCACCTGCCAAGCGTCAGGCGCTGTTCCGGGTGCTTGCGCTACATCAGTGAGCAGAACAGGCGGAGGCCAGCTGTGACGCCGCTTCCatcggggggaggaggggcgtgCCTCGTGGGagagatgacatttttttttttaaagatttatttatttatttgagagagcgagaatgagagagagagagagtacatgagaggggggagggttagagggagaagcaggctccccgccgagcagggagcccgatgcgggactcgatcccgggactccaggatcatgacctgaggcgaaggcagtcgcttaaccaactgagccacccaggcgccccgagatgacaatttttaaaaagcagagaacaCAGTAAGTTAGAAGGTGACGCACAAGGGTAAGGTGCAAGATGAAGGGCTGGGCTGCAGTTCTGAATAGGGGCGTCAGCGTAGGACCCATTTAGGAGGTGCAGTTTGAGCTGAtgcctgaaggaggtgaggaagtTGGCCGTGCCCGTCCCTGTCGGGAGGAAGTCTTCCAGGCAAGAGAACCGCAGGTCTGGcatgtttgaggaacagcaaggaggcggGAGAGGCTGGAGCGGGGTGAGCAAGTTGTTGCGGAAGAGGCCGGTGAGGtcagggagctgagcaggggcTCCCCGCAGCCCCCGAGGGCCCAGCCGGGGGTGTGCCTCCCCGGCCGTCCCCACCGCCCCGTTCACCCGGCGCTTTGTGCGTGGGTGCATCACTGCGCATGTGCGCCCCACTCGGCCGGGGCACGGGGATGTCCCGGGGACCGACGCGTCGCTGAGTCCACCAGCCCGGTGTCAGCGGCGGGCGTCACGTGACACCCCGCGGCTctgtctgccccctccccccgccccaggcgcCGGCTCTGCGCTGCGCGTGCGCACTGGCCCTGCTGTGCCTGGTGCCGCTTCGGCTGTGGCCCCGGGGTGCCCTGGGGGAGGAGCTGCAACTGCGGGAGCCCCCCGAGCCCAGGGCGGCCGACTGGATGTCCAACTTCGCCCACTTCAACAAGTACCTAGAGAAGCTCTTCAACagcaggtgggcaggggtggggtggggtggggtggggtggggggagagccgGAGGGAGGGAGGACGGGCCGAGGGTGCGGGAGGACACGGACATCACCCGGCACCCCACCCACCGCCCTCGCCACCCATGATCTGTGCAAAGACCTGTTCCCCAGTTTGAAGTCTAAGGACACCAAGAAATCTAAAAACGTTAAAAACCCCAAGAAAGCCGCGAACACCACAAAAACCGCACCAGCAAACACCGTGAAACCCCTCCCAGCGAATGCTACGAACCCCCCCCAGCGGACCGCTGGGAAACCCCAACCGCCGCTgtcctcccagggccccaggtAGGAGAGCCTGGGCAAGCTGGCACCGATCCGGAGCCACAGAACTGGGGGCAGCTTGGGCTGGAACGAGAGGAAgccctgggggaaggggggggataCCAGGGCCCCAGGGACTTCCTTCTCCAGGCAGGGCCCACACCTCAGATGCCTGACTCAAGTCTCCTGGCCCACCGACCCCCTTTGTATCCTCAAAGGAGCCTTAATTCCTATCTGCCCACCTCcgtcactccccctccccccagaagaataaagataaatatcTCTATGGCTTGGTGACTTCTGTGGGCCCTAGGTAAGAAGGGACCTGTCCTTCAAGGGGAGAGAGGACCCCGGAGTTCCTACTGTGAGAGAAGACCTCTCCTGCAGGTctgtcctgcctcctcccttcaGCCCATGCACCTGCCCCCCACTTACACACGTTCACCACTTGGTGGGGGGGCCTCTAACCAGAGGGCCAGCAGAGGCGAGAGGAGCAGGTCCCAGCAACCTCAAAGGAGGGGGCTCCATCCAGGATCCCCTCCCACACAAGTGtctccacagagcagggcagCTTTGATGCTGGCCCCGGATGTCCTGTGTTGGCCCAGGAACAAGCAGCAGGGCTTCTGCCTGCCCCTCAAGGTGAAGAAGTCCTGCCTGGGCCTCCAGGACCCTCTCAGCCCGACTGGCAATGAGCCCAGCGGGGCCTGTCCCTGAGAAGCTGGGTGGGAGGGTGGCACTCTCCTTTGGTGGGGTGCCCATCAGAaggcctgggcagggggcagggggcaggggcagaggctcTCAGCTTCAGAGGCACCTCTCACGAGCCACCTCTCACACACCAGTACCAGTATGTCCTGAGCAGGATCCTAATTCCTGCCCCTGGGAAGTGTCTACCTCTCTCCCTACTCAGAGCCTATCACCTTGGCTGCCAGAGAAAATTCTGGGGCTTCAGCCTCCTCCTCCATCATCCAAATTCAAACTTTGTTCTGCTGAAACTGCATCCCGCCCCCCGACCCCCCGCCACTCCCTTGGGTGTGAGAATCATCCTGAGCCAAGCATTTGCCTGGTGGCTGCATCCTCTCCAGCCCTGTGCCTTTTAGGGCCTGGATCCACTTTCGGGTCATTTGCACACTCCAGACTAGCCAGGACTTGAGGAGAAACACGATTGTCTTTGTCCTGGGATCAGGGTGAGGTGCTGAGTCCAGGAAAGGGGAGCCTCTCATCCATCAAACCCACAGCCCCGTCTTTTCAGGCGGAGCACATGGGGGAGGCCGGAGAGCCATTCCAGGAGCCAGAAAGGTTCTAATTCTCTCACTTCTCACCCATCCCTGCCATGACGATCCCTTATCCACAGGTGCTCCCAGCCCCGGGAAAACGGGCAAGAGACATGTTCACTCcctcccgttctctctctctctgtctctctctctctctctctctctctctcacacacacacacacacacactaccccATCCCCACCTACTCAGGGTGCTCAAGAAGGGCAAGTCCTGGCAAAGCCCCTGGGCCCACCGAGACTTGTCCTCCGTGTGGGCCTCCCTAGGGCAGGATCCGGGTCCTCACCCTCCCAGAGCTGGAGTGTGGAATCCGCAGATTGGACTCCAGGGGTGGCCGCATCTCCTGGCTACTCCACCTCCTGCCAGAAAGCCGAACTCCCCCTTGGGTCCCCCCTCCTGCAGCTGCTCCAGGAGCTCCTACACCCGGGACTTCATACCTCTCAGGAGCAGTTCTCTCTAAGTTTCTCGTTCTTCAAAGGTGCTTCCTTGGAGTCATGGGAGGCCTGCCTTCCAGAACCCTGTCCTGGAGCCCCACAGAGTTAGCTGTGCCCCTCTTCCATCAGGTGGAGCGTCACGTGTGTGGAGCCCGTGTTTTCTCACTGCTGCTCTTTCTAGCATGCTTCATGGCGACAGCTGGTTGGCCAGGGGCTAGTCCGCCCCTGAGAAGCtcccatttactgagcatttacctGGGTCAAGGGGCCACGCTCAATGTTTCTTTTCCAGGAACCAGAAAGGTTCTAATTCTCTCACTTCTCACCCATCCCTGCCATGACGATCCCTTCAAATTCCAAAATTTGTTGGAATTCAAATTTCCAACAAATCGATCCTAGAGCATATGGGTGCACACAGAGATCATAATAGCACATCCATGGGTTTGCTTGCTGAAAGAGGAATTGTTCAAGGGATTCTCAGCATTTTCACTCCCTCCGGCTGCAAACACCtgggttgtttggggttttttaaaaaagatttatttatttttattttaaagagagtgtgtgtgagtggggggaggagcagagagagagactctcaagcagactcccccctgagtgcggagcccgatcccaggaccctgagatcacgacctgagctagaatcaagagtcagacgctcaaacGACTGCGtcaccaggtgccccacatgcTCAATGTTTCATACGTGTTATTTCATGTCTTGCTCACTGCAACCCTATCATCCTTCTCTACGGATGAAgagtctgaggctcagagaggttgtagcagacagacagacacacagacagagaggggcagatcTTGGGATCAGAGCCGAGTTCCTCTGATTCCGAAGCTGGTGCTATGTGCCTGGACTAGCCTGCTGTCTGTGCCGGACCTGGGAGAAGCTGCCGCAGCTTGCTGAGCCTCGGCCTTGGCCTCTGTAGAGTGAGGAGAACAGTATCTCCCTCACTGGGTTGTTGGGAGGCTTGCACGCCCCGGCACACAGTAAGCTCCTTTTCCCAATAGTCTGCACAGGACACCgtctccaggcccctccccatCACAGTCCCCCTGCGCTGGCCATGCTTCTGCTGGGCCCCGTGCCCCCTGATGAGCTGTGCTCCTACTGAACACACATAGTGACCCATCTCCGACCTGCCAGAGGAGGGCAGCTGGTGACTTGACACAATCACTCCTCCGGGCTGGGTCGTTGCCTCTGGCCCTGTGCCAAGGACACTTTAGTATACATCCGTACTTCACCTAGTGCCTACGTGTTGAAAAACATTGGTGGGGGTGCGTTTGGGGGCACGGTTGTCATCAGGTATTGACCAGGAAGGTTTAGAAGTGCTGAAATGGGAAGATTCAAGCCTCACTCACTTGCTGAATGGCCTTGGAGGAGTCCCTGCCTCCCTTTGGGCCTGCCCCTTTGTGAAGCAGAGGATGAGCTGAATGGCTCTGACCACCCCGCAGGCCTTCTGGATCCCTGACAAtaccctcctttccctcctgggcctccctcccctcctcctgtctCTCCAGAGCACTTGGCCCACTCCTGCCCCCACCAGGGGtccacagagacacacacagagagaagctcTGACTTGGATTTGCTTTATTTAGTCTGCGTGGGAGCAGGGAGCAAGCTTCGGCCATTGCCAAGGGTGCAGAGGGGGGAGGTGGGCCGGCATTGCCCTTGGAGTCCAAGGAGGCAGGAGGTGGCATTACAAGTCCATCGGGCTGAGCTCCCTGTGAGGAGGGGGCAGAACGTGGCAGTCGGAGGGGACAGTCCTCCCACCCTCAGGAGACCTCGGGCCAGCCCTGGGCCTTTGTTctcccctccccgcacccccatTTCAGCCCCAGGGATCTAGgcacacagagcagggaagcaAACCCACCTGGGGGCAGCAGCGCGGGGGGAGCCCCACTCCAGGATGTCCCGcgtttcttctctgtctctcttcccgtacctggcaggggagaggcagctgGGACAAGCACCGTGCCCACGTGCCGGCTCACCTGCCTCATGCCCACCCTGggcacccacccccccaccccctgcccggGGCCTGGGGCTTCAGGCCTGGTCAGTGGAGATGCCCTGCTTTCCCCAGAgcgtggcaggggctggggctggggccgggggcggggcccaggGCCGCGGGGactgggatctctctctctctctctctctctctctctctctttctcgcacACACCTGGGCCTGGTCAGCATGTTGATGTATCTGCGGAGCTCAGCCGCATACTGGGCCAGCTGCTCTGGTGTGGCATTGTCCCCCGGGTACACTGGCTCCAGGGGGCCCCCCTGGGCCCCCCCGCGGCGGCGGCAGCCACAGAGCCACGCAGGTGGgcaggagcagcagggagaggaagtggCGGGCGGCGGGCATCTGAGGAGCAAGGCGTGGGGAAGTTAGAGGCAGAATGGAGCCCACCCGCCCAGCTCCTTAGCCCCTCACCCATTTCTCCAAGCCTGGGGACAAAGGGGCAGAGCGAAGGGCCCCTCGGACCTGCCCGCCCCGGAGAGCGCGGTCGGCAGCCCCAGTCTGCAGCCAGGCCCTCGGCAAAGTCAAAAAGCATAGCAGAGAAGGTGGGGACCTGGGGCAGGGGACCCAGGACTCATGGCATCCAGGGCCTGGTGGCTCTGAGGAGGCAGATGCAGGGTGGGACGAAGAGGTGCTCCAGCTCACCGACTGGGTGGGAGCGCACAGAATGAACTTGTGAACCGAAGGACAGAAATCCAGGACCCCTGGGTCTGCCGCCCCCCCGCTGCCCTCCACCAGGGTAGACATTCAGGGACAGGTCCTGGAGATGACAATGTTGCCCGTGTCACTCCCAGCCGAGAGGCACGGGCGCACCCTCGGACCCTGTCACTCACAAGGCTGCGGTCACATTTGTGTGCACGGCCACCACTCACTCCCCGCACACGTTTTCAGTCTTCTAGTCAGCAGACTGCTCTTCCAGGGTGAGAGATTCGTCCAGATGTGGAGCCAGACACAAGCAGGACCCCAGACCTCCCAATACCACCTCTCTGCTCTGCAAagctccttctcccaccccaggcccctaGTCCCAAGGACCCCCCCAGGGCCCggccttccccttcccccaccccaggttgGGACGACTTACCCTGAGTCCTGAGGGCCGGATGGGTGTCCCTACCCTCCCCTGTGCCCCTTTATAGTCCTCAGCCCCCCAGAGTCCCCGCCTCCTGTCAGCCTCTCTCACTCCCCagccctcaccccctcctcccaccgTCTCCCTGGTACCCGCAGCACCAGCCCTGGGGCCAGGGCCGGGAGGGGGACAGGGCCGCAGTATAACAGGTAAAAGTGGGCCTCCAGGTCTCCTGTGGGATGCCATCTGCCTTTGGGCACCAGAGCAGGCTTGGTTCAAGAAGAATGGGGGGTCCTAGGACCTCAGGATGACTGAAAGGTTCTGGTCCCAGGCCTCAGaactgcccctcctgcctcccacgAATTCCCTCCAGGCATAAGATTGAGGCTGGGGCTCCAAGATCCCAGGATGAGGACTCAGGACTTCCTTTCCAGGTGTGACTAGGACAAAGTGGGAACAGGGAAGTTGGGGGAGAGATGCCTTAGGTAACTAGACAATGTGGAAAGGAGTGGGGACCCAGGCAGGGAGAGACCTGGCTGGTGTATGGGGTACAGAATGAGAACCCATGTGCCTGGGGTCAGGGGTATTGGAGTCGGGGGGAGTGGGTGCCAGAGCCATTTCCCGGAGTTCCTTTCCAAGGCAGTGATCAACCAGCATCATAAAACCTTGAACTTTCCAGTGTGCTCCTAGCTCAGTCACCTCACCGAGTCCCTGCAACGACCCATCTTACAGATTCAGAAACTAACTCAGAGACTTTAAGTAACTAGCCTCAGACCACATAACTAGCCAGTGGGAAATCCAGAGTTTAAAACAAAAGTCTAATTCCAAAATCTGGACTCTTTTTACCTAAGCGGGGCTGTCAA
Proteins encoded in this region:
- the PPY gene encoding LOW QUALITY PROTEIN: pancreatic prohormone (The sequence of the model RefSeq protein was modified relative to this genomic sequence to represent the inferred CDS: deleted 1 base in 1 codon) encodes the protein MPAARHFLSLLLLPTCVALWLPPPRGAQGGPLEPVYPGDNATPEQLAQYAAELRRYINMLTRPRYGKRDREETRDILEWGSPRAAAPRELSPMDL